From the genome of Prunus persica cultivar Lovell chromosome G8, Prunus_persica_NCBIv2, whole genome shotgun sequence:
GTTTCACACAGTTAAACATTCTTTCTTGACCGGCAATGCATTTGTTCTCCATTCTTCAATCTATCATGTTGCTGATCTTCTCACATTTCACATACACAGATAGTACctatgaaatacaatccgaGAGATGAAGATTCAATTAAGGCAGTCATGGCGAAAGCTAATGTGGTTATCAATCTCATTGGTATAAATTCTTCAATTGTAATTTTACATGTTAAAGATATTTAAATCTTTGGAATCAATGAAGGAACACTTTGTAGCTTGGCAGGGAGGGATTATGAGACAAGAAACTTTAGCTTTGAGGAAGTGAATCATTCCATGGCCGAACAACTGGCAACGGTAGGTATCCTGCATTGACATTCACAACATTATTTGTCATTCTTATGCTGCTTCTGATCCTAGTGCCATCTGCTTCTCTTAAAAATTGGTTTCACAAAGCATCaaacttaacaaaaatggGAGGAAAAAAGTGTTTCTAGTCAAGATTATTTTGTCTCAGTGACAATATTTTGTGTATAATGATCTTATCTAACAAGCTGCAGTCTGAGATGCTGCTGTAAAGCCTGCATTTGAACTTTTCTTTCAAGATAGTTATAGAAGGGTCTTGTGGGATCTCTCCCCCTCTTTCATTTGGTAGTAATGCATCTACTGTTTTTTTACttcaatattatatttttatgcaGATTTCCAAGGAACACGGTGGTATCATGAGATTTATTCAAGTGTCTTGCTTAGGGGCATCTTCCTCGTCACCCTCCAGATTTCTAAGGGCTAAAGCTGCTGCAGAGGAAGCAGTATTACGTGAATTGCCAGAGGTAGaatcattttctttggtttcttgtATGTCGATATGTTTATTTCAGGAGCATAGCGTCTAACACTCACTTTCATGAATAGGCCACTGTTTTGAGACCTGCTGTGCTGATTGGTACGGAGGACCGAATTTTGAATCGCTGGGCCTTTTTTGCGAAGAAATATGGCTTTCTTCCACTTATTGGGGATGGATCTACCAAGTATGTCTTCAATATATCAATTGGAAGTtagttaaatttaaattttaaattagtgTAAAATAACAACTTTGATCGTGCACTTGCATGCCTTTTTCTAAACCCTCATTGGATATTTTGCTTGTAATACCTTCCATGCAGAATCCAAcctgtatatgttgttgatgtTGCTGGGGCAATCGTGGCAGCCTTGAAGGATGATGGCACCAGCATGGGAAAAGTTTATGAACTTGGTGGGCCTGAGGTCTTTACAGTGCATCAATTGGTAATTACTAATTTCTCATCTGTTTATGTGAATTTGTTGCATCAATGTGGAATTTTCTCTTGCTAAGAACCTAAAAACTGCAGGCAGAGCTAATGTTTGAGACAATACGTGAATGGCCTCACTACGTGAAGGTTCCTCTCCCAATTGCAAAGGTAAACATGTAACGATGCGAATTTGTATGGATGCCAAGAGTGAATGATAGCAACTAGTACCAAACCCCAACCCccaacaaaaaatagaaagtgTAATGGTGTTTCCAACATTTTCTTTCCATTATCATGTCTTGTGGATATATTTATAACCATATCAATGCCTGGTCTCCCAGTCCTAGTTGCATGCCAGATGAGCTAACTGCATGCCTGTGTATGCCTTTTTCAATAATGTTTACTTGAACCTCATctgtttatgaatttgaatgtTCCAGGCAATTGCAGCGCCTCGAGAAATATTACTAAATAAAGTTCCATTTCCATTACCTAATCCTGAAATCTTCAACCGAGATCAAATCCTTGCCCAAGCTACGGATACAGTCGTCTCAGAAAATTGTAAGTTCAATAATTTTTAGGATGAGGCGCGTAGTTCCTTCTTCcccgtgtttttttttttcatcattttcttgtcTATGATTGGTTACTcattttccttaattttttggtgGACTTTGTAGCTTTGACTTTCAGTGATCTTGGACTTGTGCCCCATAAGCTGAAGGGTTACCCTGTTGAGTTTCTTATCCAATATCGTAAGGGTGGCCCGAATTATGGTTCTACAGTCAGTGAAAGAGTGTCTCCAGATGCTTGGCCATGAGTCTCTTAGGCTTTTTAATTCTCAAATGCTTTTTAAGTCCAGGAGTGCAACCCACTTGGAAACTTTGAATCAGGTTTGGGGTGCAAGACTtgtgtttcattttttcttttttttctttcttccattttcccTCACTGGTGGTATTTAGAATAGATGTATTAATAATGTGAAGGTCTACGACCATTCTATTTCAAAATTGCCCCCATTGTGATGATCTACATGGGCTTTTTGGGGTTGCTAATGATTATATTCTTGGTAAACACAGGTTTTGAGAGGAGGTTGCTTCTTTTGAGAAAAAGTAGGAAGCAATAAAAGATATGGAGAGTCGTgcttttatgattttcatatCTGTAACATTTGACTGAATTTCGACCATTTGTAATTTCAAGATATTTGGCATCTTTTTTACTTGTTCATAAGCCCTGAGCCATGAAGGGAATTTGATGTATCTTATTATCTTTTTTGCTTAATGTCCTCATAGTAGTGGGATGGGAAAATGATGGAGTTTTGTTGGCTTTAATTCTACcctttataaattaaatttatagattttattttCAGCAGTGCAAACCATTCTATATTTTATAGTTTTCTTTGCATCCTGATGATATCAAAAACACTCCATGCAtaataaaacaagaaataatattataagaaaagaaaaatcaacgACGACCAACTTCTGAGATGGAAATGCAACACTATTCTAACTGAGGAGGCAAATACAATTTACTTCCTAAAATGCTAGTTTGGCTTAAAGTCGTCGTTCAACAAGAATATTTGCTTTTCTTGCAAAGTCTTTATGCCAAACTCATGATGCAAGCAAGGAAGCAAGAAGCATGATTTGGAACTATAGTCCGAAGAAAAGAAGCTTGATGGAGCCAAATTGACTCATCAAACACATTATGGAGCCAAATGCAGGCCATGACGACTTCTTTGAACGCATCAACTTACAAGGAAAGAACACCGGGGCAGCATTTTTCATACGGCCAGGCACCGGAGCTGAGACGCACTCCGGTGATTGTTGCTGCATCAACATTTATATAAACAGCAATGTTCAGGGAGCTAACAATTCGTTTCTGGATGGGAGTTGTGTGAAAATGAAGGATCCAGGAGTTCACTTGTTCTTTGGAGACGTGAAGTTGGGTAAGTCTTTTAGAAGAAACAAGATGAacagaaggagaaggagaaagaaaaaggaaggccCATCTGCTTCGAAGCAGCAGCTAGGGTCTTGtcccatttttttatttgtatttttcccATTCATCTTGTTCCTTGCATTGTTAtgcccatgaaattgggatTTGTATGCcaacttttttgttcttttgacgacaaaacaaaacaacagaTTTCGCAGAGCAGAAAATATAACTATTTGTGAAGTGAAACTTATCCAAACATCACTTATCTACATATGTGAGTCTTATCTCTTctcttataataatataagaaAACTTTCGTAAACGTTAAGTAAAACTCATATGAGATCATTTGTCTATGTAAGTGAGatcatttatttatgtaaGTGGATCACTTGGCAAGATTTCAGCTCTAGAAAAGAAACttgtgctctctctctctccctggTCCAGATATTTAGATCCATGAAGACGATCACAAACCGTACACAAAGATCCCTTGTGTTGTGTGGTTAGACTCACAGAGATGTATAGTGGTTGCCCACTCTCTCATGCATATTAAAATTATGACGCCCAACCTCCAGCACAAAGTACACAGGAGCTTCCTTACATGCTGTGATGTAATTGCAGGCTTAACGCTAGCCTATGGCTgcttgaataaataaataatggacCTCACCACCTACCTACATATACACTTGAGGACAAAGGAGAATAATTTTATTGTATGTATGAAGCACATTTTGTCACTTCAACCCAGCAGTCCTTTTCTTGTCTCTGGTGAGAAAAATTGTGCTCCACCACTAGTCCTTGTATCTTAGGCcaataacaatttaattatgtGATTAATTTATAGTAGAAATGGAGAATCATGCTTATGGGTTATGATGGTATGATTAAAAGGATATCCCACCtttaaaaaagtaattaattaagtaacaagaaataattttataaccAATTAAATTCGAATCGAGCTCCGATTAAAATCCTATTTAATGACCAAACTAATTAGAAAAAGTTGTCCTCAATTATTTGTTGGTATCATTGTCATAATTGTGAATTCCTTTACCCTTTCGCAACTCCCAACAATTGTGCATCCCTAGACCAATGTCACCATGTTCATTGCTAAAAATGAAACACATAGGTATAAtaagcaagaaaacaaaaagtaaccACCTAACCACATTGCGTATGTgacttttctttaaaaaaaaaccattctaAAGCGGTTTTCATTTTGAGGGGAGAAAGTCAGTGTTCTTCctttcatatctttttttttctccctccTTTTACTAACAAATGattttccctatttgtcttcgttttgttatgattttcatccagCCATCACAAGAGGCTGTGTCTCAACGTCGGATCTCCACCTGTGTTTTGGCATCGGATTTCCACCACCATCCTTTTTGtgatttctttatgtttaaaATAAGTTGTAGAGACTctttgtgtagttttcacaTTTCCTTTTGTAAGAGCTTTTTAcatctcctttgtgagagttttatttgtattgtcatggcttgttttttttttttcaagttttatctcttttttattattctaagtttgcaataTTAGTTGAGGGATGTCTATGCCAAAGTTTCTTCGATCCTGCGTGATCATTAGTGGAGGCGCACCAGATTGTCTTGATTTTGATGTTAGATGGCTCCATTATTATAATGGttcttttgtggctagtttaTATTGACTTTTTGTAACTATTAACTAGtgttttttttggctaaattataaatgcaatcataaaatatcttttatgatatatatatatatgtataatatttataGAACCCTACTTGTGTTGAGCATCTAAAAATCATTAGAGTAAAGAAGgcagtaaataaaatagataTTTTTAGGGCAAAGTGGAAATTTACCATGCATGAGCCTTTTCCTTGATTGGGCAGGGGCAGTGTAGGGATAGAGAGTAATGCCATGATTTGCTTAAGAAAATCCAATTAAGCTTCCTCATTAGATGGATCCTGCCCCTCCCAGTCACCAGTCACATGCAGATGCAGGAGAAAAAGGGTTGTTTGGGACAACCATGGTTGCATGATTCCACGCCTCGAGACAGCGCCATCTTCGCTACATCACTCTCTCTTCACTTGGAAGTCGAGTTTTGCAAACAATCTGATAGATTGTAAATTAAGAACTTGGATTGAAAGTACTTTTGTAAGACGCACTTGTACTCATcataagtgttttttttttataattattttatttttaccaaataCTCGTAAGTGCTTTCTTTATAGACATTTTTACTAGAAAAAGGtcaaatattttatcaaaatgtTAAGTACTTTATGAAGAAACGTAATATATACTTCTTTATAAAGCACTTTTATGAGTCATAATGCGTTTTTAACCATTACAAAAGCTAACTAGATGAAATCACACGAAAATATACACTACctaatttcattttccatCAAGAAATTggttgctctctctctctctctctctctctctctctctctctacatcaATAGGTATTGACAGGCACGTTTTATGTCATTTTCCTTATTGAAAATCAACTATGATTAGCAAATGAGATGATTGTTCAAAATTACTTTACTAATAAGATTAAAGTTGCTCCTGcaattatgaatttatgatGGGGcctaaaatatcaaattcgGAAACATTgattttttctaaaattttcttATTCATCATCTCTCAAGAATGACAAGATTCCATGTATTCTTATTCTTAGTGTCATTTGTGGTTACCATCTTCGTATAAGTCTCCTCTTGCATACCCTAACATTTTGAGACTCACCTGTTCCACCCACTCACTGACCTCCACGTGTCCAAATTAACATTTCTCactcaaccaaaaaagagttttattttaataaaaaacaagAGTTGGATTTGAAGGTGCCAAAAAAAGCGTGGGATTTTCAACTTCATGCAACGCAATTTGAGGGACGAGGAATGACATCACCTTCCTCAACGCGACACGTCTTTCCCATCATGCCACGCGGCGAAATCCTACCGGCTACCGACATGACACAACACCCGGCTTACGCTGCTAACGTGCGCCAGCTTTTCATATCTGGACTCTCCGACTTGCGAGCTCATAGTCATATTATAtactctcatctctctctctgcctcagCACAAAGTTGCATAAAATTCTCGATCTTTCTCGGCAAATCAAAACCTCTGTAAGTCTCTTTCTCTTAATTCACTAGTTGGCATTCCTTTCTTCgacttttatctttttcatgtttaaaagTTTGTCAATTTTGTATCTTTAACTCCAAGACAACCTgtaactgaattttttttttaaattttaattttttgtaatttaacaGATGGAACCAACTCGGTCATTCCTCCTGATTCGTGGAATTCAAATCTGGGTTCTTCTAGATTTGGTCAATTTTAGTTAGTCCAGGTACATCTGTAGCTAAATATTTGTTCCTGAAATCTCTATTTCAGTTGGAGCtgtgaaaacagaaaaaaagaatctttcttttgtatttgggAGCTGAATATAAGCTCACATTTGTGTGTTCAGAAAAAGGGTcagggtttttgttttggtataGTCTTGTTGGTGTAAGTATTGGGGTGGAGGGTTCTGCATTTGGGTTTGTGTGTGAATTTGGTGATTGCTTGAGTTGATATGGGATTTGGGATTTGGgatttgggttttgtgtgTGAATTTGGTGATTGATTGAGGGGATTCGggatttcaatttgaatgGGAATTCGATGCTTGCTTGATTGATTGGAGTTTGAATCCAATGAGACGCCGCTCTCCGACCAGTGTACCATCCGAGCAAATGGAGAAGGGGACAGGAAAGAGTCAGAATACAAGAATCTGTTTCTTGGCCTCATTATCTGTGTTCTTCTGGATGTTACTGTTGTACTTCCATTTTGTTGTGCTTGGAGGTAGTACCGTAGATCAATCTGTCAAATTACAGTTACAAGCCGGTCCTGTTTACACAGAATTGAAGCCTACCCGTGTAACTAGTGATCCtcagaaagaaaaccaaaacactGAATCGAAACCTATCCATGTAACCAGTGATCATCAGATGGACAACCAAAACACTGTATCGGCACCTATCCGTCTAACCGATGATCATCAGGTGGACAACCAAAACACAGAATCAACCCCTACCGTTGTAGCCCCAGCTGCTCATCAAACGGAGTCCCCTGCAAAAGCCATCCAGATTCATGAAGCGGAGAAATATCCGTTCATGAAAGCATTGAGAACTGCTGAAAACAAGAATGATCCATGTGGTGGGAGATATATTTATGTGCATGACCTTCCCCCGAGGTTTAATGAGGATATGCTGAAGGAGTGTAGGAGTTTAAGCCTTTGGACAAACATGTGCAAGTTCACAACTAATGCAGGACTTGGTCCTCCACTTGAGAATGCTGAGGGGGTGTTCGGGGATACGGGTTGGTATGCCACGAATCAGTTTGCCGTGGACGTCATATTTAGCAATCGGATGAAGCAATATGAGTGCTTGACAAATGATTCATCTGTCGCAGCAGCTATATTTGTTCCCTTTTACGCCGGGTTTGACATTGCCCGGTACCTTTGGGGATTCAATACATCAAGGAGGGATGCGGCTTCTCTCGATCTGGTTGATTGGCTTATGAAGAGGCCAGAATGGGGCATTATGGGTGGCAAAGACCATTTTCTTGTTGCAGGAAGGATAACATGGGATTTTAGGAGACTGTCAGAGGAAGATTCAGATTGGGGTAACAAGCTTCTCTTTTTACCAGCTGCTAAGAATATGTCCATGCTTGTGGTCGAATCTAGCCCATGGAATGCTAATGATTTTGGTATTCCATATCCCACATACTTCCATCCAGCTAAAGATGCTGATGTTTTCATCTGGCAGGAGCGCATGAGAAGATTAAAGCGTGATTGGCTTTTCTCTTTTGCTGGTGCCCCACGTCCTGGCAATCCCAAGTCGATTAGGGGGCAGATCATTGATCAATGCAGGAATTCAAAGGTTGGCAAGCTGTTGGAATGTGAT
Proteins encoded in this window:
- the LOC18766573 gene encoding NADH dehydrogenase [ubiquinone] 1 alpha subcomplex subunit 9, mitochondrial, coding for MQAISKRVGHQYLTPSSSISLLKSIYPVSDHYYGADRPKYGSTLATKGVGHLVRKGTGGRSSVSGIVAAVFGSTGFLGRYLVQQLAKMGSQVLVPFRGSEDSHRHLKLMGDLGQIVPMKYNPRDEDSIKAVMAKANVVINLIGRDYETRNFSFEEVNHSMAEQLATISKEHGGIMRFIQVSCLGASSSSPSRFLRAKAAAEEAVLRELPEATVLRPAVLIGTEDRILNRWAFFAKKYGFLPLIGDGSTKIQPVYVVDVAGAIVAALKDDGTSMGKVYELGGPEVFTVHQLAELMFETIREWPHYVKVPLPIAKAIAAPREILLNKVPFPLPNPEIFNRDQILAQATDTVVSENSLTFSDLGLVPHKLKGYPVEFLIQYRKGGPNYGSTVSERVSPDAWP
- the LOC18767553 gene encoding uncharacterized protein LOC18767553, with the translated sequence MEPNAGHDDFFERINLQGKNTGAAFFIRPGTGAETHSGDCCCINIYINSNVQGANNSFLDGSCVKMKDPGVHLFFGDVKLGKSFRRNKMNRRRRRKKKEGPSASKQQLGSCPIFLFVFFPFILFLALLCP
- the LOC18768431 gene encoding xyloglucan galactosyltransferase MUR3 translates to MRRRSPTSVPSEQMEKGTGKSQNTRICFLASLSVFFWMLLLYFHFVVLGGSTVDQSVKLQLQAGPVYTELKPTRVTSDPQKENQNTESKPIHVTSDHQMDNQNTVSAPIRLTDDHQVDNQNTESTPTVVAPAAHQTESPAKAIQIHEAEKYPFMKALRTAENKNDPCGGRYIYVHDLPPRFNEDMLKECRSLSLWTNMCKFTTNAGLGPPLENAEGVFGDTGWYATNQFAVDVIFSNRMKQYECLTNDSSVAAAIFVPFYAGFDIARYLWGFNTSRRDAASLDLVDWLMKRPEWGIMGGKDHFLVAGRITWDFRRLSEEDSDWGNKLLFLPAAKNMSMLVVESSPWNANDFGIPYPTYFHPAKDADVFIWQERMRRLKRDWLFSFAGAPRPGNPKSIRGQIIDQCRNSKVGKLLECDFGESKCHSPSSIMQMFQSSLFCLQPQGDSYTRRSAFDSMLAGCIPVFFHPGSAYTQYTWHLPKDYTKYSVFIPENDIRKRNVSIEETLRRIPPEQVKKMREEVIKLIPSLVYADPRSKLGVFKDAFDVSVQAIINKVTKLRMDILEGRTDDNFIEENSWKYALLEEGQREVGPHEWDPFFSKPKDGEGDSGGTSAEAAKNSWHNEQRQHQSSGR